One window of the Candidatus Chryseobacterium colombiense genome contains the following:
- the sufB gene encoding Fe-S cluster assembly protein SufB: MSKYTEDDLRVDLENKKYEFGWETKIDYEDFPIGLNEDIVRAISAKKEEPEWMTEWRLESFRIWLKMVEPEWANIKYEKPDFQAIKYYAAPKAKPELESLDEVDPELLATFAKLGINIEEQKRLSGVAVDIVIDSVSVKTTFQETLMEKGIIFCSISEAIKNHPDLVRKYLGKVVPRGDNFYSALNSAVFSDGSFCYIPKGVRCPMELSTYFRINQAGTGQFERTLVIADEGSYVSYLEGCTAPSRDENQLHAAVVELIAMDNAEIKYSTVQNWYPGNEEGKGGVFNFVTKRGLCEKNAKISWTQVETGSAVTWKYPSCILKGDNSVGEFYSIAVTNNHQYADTGTKMIHIGKNTKSTIISKGISAGKSQNSYRGLVKVMPTAKGARNFSQCDSLLMGNECGAHTFPYIEIKDPSAQLEHEATTSKIGEDQIFYCNQRGIDTERAIALIVNGFSKEVLNKLPMEFAIEAQKLLEISLEGSVG; encoded by the coding sequence ATGAGTAAATACACTGAAGACGATCTAAGAGTCGATCTAGAAAATAAAAAATATGAATTCGGTTGGGAAACGAAAATCGATTACGAAGATTTCCCAATTGGTTTAAATGAAGACATCGTTCGCGCAATTTCTGCTAAAAAAGAAGAGCCCGAATGGATGACGGAATGGCGTTTGGAATCTTTCAGAATCTGGTTGAAAATGGTAGAGCCGGAATGGGCAAACATTAAATATGAAAAACCGGATTTCCAGGCGATTAAATATTATGCAGCACCAAAAGCAAAACCTGAACTGGAAAGCTTAGACGAAGTTGATCCCGAATTATTAGCAACTTTTGCAAAATTAGGAATCAACATTGAAGAGCAAAAAAGACTTTCAGGAGTTGCTGTGGATATCGTAATAGACTCAGTTTCTGTAAAGACGACTTTTCAGGAAACATTGATGGAAAAAGGAATTATTTTCTGTTCTATTTCTGAGGCGATCAAAAATCATCCCGATTTAGTAAGAAAATATCTTGGAAAAGTAGTTCCGAGAGGAGATAATTTCTATTCAGCACTGAATTCCGCAGTATTCTCTGATGGAAGTTTCTGCTATATTCCAAAAGGAGTAAGATGTCCGATGGAATTGTCAACGTATTTCCGTATCAATCAGGCAGGAACAGGACAGTTTGAAAGAACGCTTGTGATTGCAGATGAAGGAAGTTATGTTTCTTACCTTGAAGGATGTACAGCACCATCAAGAGATGAAAATCAGCTTCACGCAGCTGTGGTTGAACTTATTGCAATGGATAATGCTGAAATTAAATACTCAACCGTACAGAACTGGTATCCGGGTAATGAGGAAGGAAAAGGAGGAGTTTTCAATTTCGTAACGAAAAGAGGGCTTTGCGAAAAAAATGCAAAAATTTCCTGGACTCAGGTTGAAACAGGTTCTGCGGTTACTTGGAAATATCCGTCTTGTATCTTGAAAGGAGATAATTCTGTAGGTGAATTTTATTCAATTGCGGTGACAAACAATCACCAATATGCCGATACAGGAACAAAAATGATCCACATCGGAAAGAATACAAAATCAACGATCATTTCTAAAGGTATTTCAGCCGGAAAATCTCAGAATTCATATAGAGGTCTGGTAAAAGTAATGCCTACTGCGAAAGGAGCGAGAAACTTCTCTCAGTGTGACTCTTTGCTGATGGGTAATGAATGTGGAGCCCATACTTTCCCTTACATCGAGATCAAAGATCCTTCTGCACAATTGGAGCACGAAGCAACCACTTCAAAAATTGGGGAAGACCAGATTTTCTACTGTAACCAGAGAGGTATCGATACGGAAAGAGCAATTGCTTTGATCGTAAATGGTTTCAGTAAAGAAGTTTTAAATAAATTACCAATGGAATTTGCTATTGAAGCTCAGAAATTACTGGAGATTTCATTAGAAGGTTCTGTAGGATAA
- a CDS encoding iron-sulfur cluster assembly accessory protein: MIKVSDYAKEKAIQLMTEDGFNPAEDYIRVGVKSGGCSGLEYVLKFDNQKTDADQIFEDNDIKIVVDKKSILYLAGTTLEYSGGLNGKGFVFNNPNASRTCGCGESFSL; the protein is encoded by the coding sequence ATGATAAAAGTATCAGATTACGCAAAGGAAAAAGCTATTCAACTGATGACAGAAGATGGCTTTAACCCAGCTGAAGACTATATAAGAGTGGGCGTGAAAAGCGGAGGATGTTCTGGTTTAGAATATGTTTTGAAGTTTGACAACCAAAAAACAGACGCAGACCAGATTTTTGAAGACAATGACATAAAAATTGTTGTAGATAAAAAATCAATCCTTTATTTGGCAGGTACCACCCTAGAATACTCTGGAGGTTTGAATGGAAAAGGGTTCGTTTTTAACAATCCGAACGCATCAAGAACATGTGGGTGCGGAGAAAGTTTTTCTTTATAG
- the sufC gene encoding Fe-S cluster assembly ATPase SufC, producing the protein MLNIKNLHAKIEDGAEILKGINLEIKPGEVHAIMGPNGAGKSTLSSVIAGKEDYEVTDGEIIFRGEDIIEDAPEERAHKGIFLSFQYPVEIPGVSVTNFIKAAMNENRKANGLGEMPAKEMLALIREKSEKLGIKKDFLSRSLNEGFSGGEKKRNEIFQMMMLDPKLAILDETDSGLDIDALRIVADGVNAFKNEGNAVLLITHYQRLLNYIQPDFVHVLANGKIIKTGDKSLALELEEKGYDWLLN; encoded by the coding sequence ATGTTAAATATAAAAAACTTGCACGCCAAAATTGAAGATGGCGCAGAAATTTTAAAAGGTATCAATCTTGAAATAAAGCCGGGAGAAGTTCACGCTATCATGGGGCCGAACGGAGCTGGTAAATCTACTCTTTCTTCTGTGATCGCAGGAAAAGAAGATTATGAGGTTACAGACGGAGAAATCATTTTCAGAGGTGAAGATATCATCGAAGATGCTCCTGAGGAAAGAGCTCACAAAGGGATTTTCCTTTCTTTCCAGTATCCGGTAGAGATTCCTGGAGTTTCTGTAACAAACTTCATCAAAGCAGCGATGAATGAAAACAGAAAAGCAAACGGATTGGGAGAAATGCCTGCGAAAGAAATGCTGGCACTAATCCGTGAAAAATCTGAAAAATTAGGAATCAAAAAAGACTTCCTTTCAAGATCATTGAACGAGGGATTCTCAGGAGGTGAAAAGAAAAGAAACGAAATCTTCCAGATGATGATGCTGGATCCGAAATTAGCGATTCTTGATGAAACTGATTCAGGATTAGATATTGATGCTTTGAGAATCGTTGCAGACGGTGTGAATGCTTTCAAAAATGAAGGAAATGCAGTTCTTTTGATTACCCACTATCAGAGATTGCTTAATTATATTCAACCGGATTTTGTTCACGTTTTGGCCAATGGAAAAATCATCAAAACAGGTGATAAATCTCTTGCCTTGGAACTTGAAGAAAAAGGGTACGACTGGCTTCTTAATTAA
- a CDS encoding zinc metallopeptidase, with protein sequence MKWTDDRSGNVEDRRGSGSGGAIVGGGLGTLIIAAIVFFLGGDPSSILSSGNMGNGGAQTEQRDLNANELKVRDFVQMVTAENEETWTKIFAENGIKYTPARVVLFENTTRSGCGTAQSAMGPFYCPVDQTVYMDMSFFKELEQRFGAKVTEFSIAYVMAHEMGHHVQNLLGTLTETDKARTSGNYSEAQVNRVSVATELQADFYAGVWAKQTDNREHILEPGDIQSAIDAAEAVGDDNIQKRSQGYVNQESFTHGSSAQRKEWFMKGYNTGDIKQGNTFNQILNNN encoded by the coding sequence ATGAAATGGACAGACGATAGAAGTGGTAATGTAGAAGACAGGAGAGGCTCTGGAAGTGGTGGTGCAATTGTTGGAGGAGGTCTTGGTACGCTTATCATTGCTGCAATTGTATTTTTTCTGGGAGGAGATCCTTCTTCTATTCTTTCTTCAGGAAATATGGGAAATGGAGGAGCGCAAACCGAACAGCGCGATCTTAATGCCAATGAGCTTAAAGTGAGAGATTTTGTTCAAATGGTAACCGCTGAAAATGAAGAAACCTGGACTAAAATTTTTGCTGAAAACGGAATAAAATATACGCCTGCAAGAGTTGTCTTGTTTGAAAATACTACACGATCTGGATGTGGAACCGCTCAATCTGCAATGGGACCTTTTTATTGTCCTGTAGATCAGACGGTGTATATGGATATGAGCTTTTTTAAAGAACTGGAACAACGTTTTGGAGCGAAAGTGACCGAATTTTCTATTGCCTATGTAATGGCCCATGAAATGGGACACCATGTGCAAAACCTATTGGGAACTCTGACCGAAACTGATAAAGCAAGAACAAGTGGAAATTATTCCGAAGCGCAGGTGAATAGAGTTTCAGTTGCTACAGAGCTTCAGGCTGATTTTTATGCGGGAGTTTGGGCAAAACAGACAGATAACAGAGAACATATATTAGAACCGGGAGATATTCAGTCTGCAATAGATGCTGCAGAAGCAGTGGGGGATGATAATATCCAGAAAAGATCACAGGGATATGTAAATCAGGAAAGCTTTACGCATGGATCTTCTGCTCAGCGAAAAGAATGGTTTATGAAAGGATATAATACTGGAGATATTAAGCAAGGGAATACCTTTAACCAGATTTTAAATAATAATTAA
- a CDS encoding glutathionylspermidine synthase family protein — protein sequence MSMERITSGFRKNWEHKLENLGFGYHSLDSLYWDESHYYQFSSEEINIIENATAELWQMCLEAVDYIIEKNLWHRFNIPDWFKDYIITSWEEDHPSIYGRFDFGFDGKNLKLLEFNADTPTSLYEASVVQWYWLQEMFPYKDQFNSMHEKLVDYWKYLKNYMNPHYIYFASLTNIEDVTNVEYLRDCATQAGFDTEFIAIQDIGWAEDIEEFIAGDKTIMEYIFKLYPYEWILDDGFGEKLVKNNFRSQWIEPAWKLLLSSKAILPILWELYPNHPYLLESYFEPKHLKDFVKKPIYSREGANVTLFKNNIPLEQNSGVYGKEGYIYQQLFDLPNFDGNYPVIGSWVIGQESAGIGIRESVHLITNNQSRFIPHLIG from the coding sequence ATAAGTATGGAAAGAATTACATCAGGTTTCCGAAAAAACTGGGAACACAAACTTGAGAATTTAGGCTTTGGATATCATTCTTTAGATAGTCTTTACTGGGATGAAAGCCATTATTATCAATTCTCATCAGAAGAGATCAATATCATAGAAAATGCAACTGCCGAGCTTTGGCAAATGTGCCTCGAAGCAGTTGATTATATTATTGAAAAAAACCTTTGGCACCGGTTCAATATTCCGGACTGGTTTAAAGACTATATCATTACAAGCTGGGAAGAAGATCACCCTTCTATCTATGGCAGATTTGATTTCGGTTTTGATGGCAAGAATCTAAAGCTTTTAGAATTTAATGCAGATACTCCGACATCGTTATATGAGGCATCTGTAGTGCAATGGTACTGGCTTCAGGAAATGTTTCCGTATAAAGATCAGTTCAACTCTATGCATGAAAAGCTGGTTGATTACTGGAAGTACCTTAAAAACTATATGAATCCTCATTATATCTATTTCGCATCACTAACGAATATTGAAGATGTAACAAATGTGGAATATTTGAGAGACTGTGCTACTCAAGCCGGATTTGATACTGAATTTATCGCGATTCAGGATATTGGCTGGGCAGAAGATATTGAAGAATTTATTGCCGGAGACAAAACCATTATGGAATATATTTTTAAATTATATCCTTATGAATGGATTCTTGATGATGGTTTTGGAGAAAAGCTGGTTAAAAATAATTTCAGATCTCAATGGATAGAACCTGCCTGGAAGCTACTGCTTTCCTCAAAAGCAATCTTACCTATTCTTTGGGAACTGTATCCTAACCATCCTTATCTGCTTGAATCGTATTTTGAGCCAAAGCATTTAAAGGATTTTGTAAAAAAACCGATATATTCCAGAGAGGGAGCAAATGTAACTTTGTTTAAAAATAACATTCCTTTAGAGCAAAACAGTGGCGTATATGGTAAGGAAGGATATATTTATCAGCAGCTTTTTGATCTTCCGAATTTCGATGGAAATTATCCTGTTATCGGAAGCTGGGTGATAGGTCAGGAATCAGCTGGAATCGGCATTAGAGAATCGGTTCATTTAATTACCAATAATCAAAGTCGTTTTATTCCTCATCTTATAGGTTAA
- a CDS encoding GLPGLI family protein, producing MKKLGIVALALFIQTAFAQTNRFVYQVTMKSDASNKNDVKTENAYLDISAEKSLFYSENRFKRDSIMQKAFQSGGGRGSFNRDQMESLRSNINYSVEKDKGNQKTIYKDRLGRDIYVYEEDRPINWKISSETTKIGDYKVQKAETDFGGRKWTAWFTTDLPYQDGPYKFSGLPGLIIKAEDDKGDYSFDLMKNYKISEIPALNQFGNVIKVKRTDFVKQQEKFKTDPMSFMNQGGGGGIAAPMRIGGGGGNQNPGDMRKRMEERVKEESKRNSNPIELQ from the coding sequence ATGAAAAAATTAGGAATTGTAGCTTTAGCGCTATTCATCCAGACAGCTTTTGCACAAACCAACAGATTTGTGTATCAGGTTACCATGAAATCAGACGCTTCTAATAAAAATGATGTAAAGACAGAAAATGCCTACTTGGATATTTCGGCGGAAAAGTCTCTTTTCTATTCTGAAAACAGATTTAAAAGAGATTCTATTATGCAAAAAGCTTTTCAAAGTGGAGGCGGAAGAGGAAGCTTTAACAGAGATCAGATGGAAAGTTTGAGATCAAACATCAATTACTCTGTTGAAAAGGATAAAGGAAATCAAAAAACAATTTATAAGGACAGATTAGGCCGGGATATTTATGTATACGAAGAAGACCGTCCAATCAACTGGAAAATTTCTTCTGAGACCACTAAAATAGGAGATTATAAAGTTCAAAAAGCCGAAACAGATTTCGGAGGCAGGAAATGGACTGCTTGGTTTACTACAGATTTACCGTATCAGGATGGTCCTTATAAATTTAGTGGGCTTCCGGGGCTTATCATTAAAGCTGAGGATGATAAAGGAGATTATTCTTTTGACCTGATGAAAAATTATAAAATCTCAGAAATTCCTGCATTAAACCAATTTGGAAATGTTATAAAAGTAAAAAGAACTGATTTTGTAAAACAACAGGAGAAGTTTAAAACAGATCCCATGTCATTCATGAACCAAGGCGGCGGCGGTGGAATTGCTGCTCCGATGAGAATTGGCGGTGGCGGTGGAAACCAAAATCCCGGTGATATGAGAAAAAGAATGGAGGAAAGAGTAAAAGAGGAATCCAAAAGAAACAGCAATCCTATAGAACTGCAATAA
- the sufD gene encoding Fe-S cluster assembly protein SufD has product MALKEQIKENHNEFLESLHHRFLDGDRKAALQRFESVGFPTKKDEEYKYTSLKEITEKAYNFFPKESHNITKEQLDQLHLGEENFDWITFVNGKLHKELSKVSIENVEFLSFNYALNDEKHKDVFDKYFNTIAADKSAFTNLNQAYCKYGFFLKVPKNVVIEKPIHIFYISQNQEENTFYNTRNLLIVEEGAKVEIIESHHNFDSTYVLTNSVTEIFTHPNAKADWHKLQNDNDTSYLIDNTFAKQEKDSLTTVNTFSFGGKLVRNNLDFIQNGSNINSFMNGITIIGKDQLVDHHTAVHHNQPNCESYQNYKGIFNGKSHGVFNGKVFVDKIAQKTNAYQQNNNVLLSEGATIDTKPQLEIFADDVKCSHGCTVGQLNEDALFYLRARGISKKEAQALLLYAFANDAMQNIDIEPLKEKISKLLAEKLEVDIEF; this is encoded by the coding sequence ATGGCATTAAAAGAACAGATTAAAGAAAACCATAATGAATTTTTGGAGAGTCTTCATCACAGATTTCTGGATGGAGATAGAAAAGCAGCTCTTCAAAGATTTGAAAGTGTTGGTTTTCCGACTAAAAAAGACGAAGAATATAAATATACCAGCTTAAAGGAAATTACTGAAAAAGCATATAACTTTTTTCCGAAAGAAAGTCACAATATCACCAAAGAGCAATTGGATCAGTTGCATCTGGGAGAAGAAAATTTTGACTGGATTACTTTCGTAAACGGTAAACTTCACAAAGAACTATCAAAAGTATCAATTGAAAATGTTGAGTTTCTTTCATTCAATTATGCGTTGAACGACGAGAAGCATAAAGATGTTTTCGATAAATATTTTAATACAATTGCTGCAGATAAATCGGCTTTTACGAACTTAAATCAGGCTTATTGTAAGTATGGTTTCTTTTTGAAAGTTCCTAAAAATGTAGTAATTGAAAAACCGATTCACATTTTTTACATTTCTCAGAATCAGGAAGAAAATACCTTTTATAATACGAGAAACTTATTAATAGTAGAAGAGGGAGCGAAAGTAGAAATCATTGAAAGCCACCATAATTTTGACAGTACATATGTATTGACGAATTCTGTGACTGAAATCTTTACGCATCCTAATGCAAAAGCAGACTGGCACAAATTACAGAACGATAACGATACTTCTTATTTAATTGACAATACTTTTGCAAAACAGGAGAAAGACAGTTTAACGACTGTAAATACATTCTCTTTCGGAGGTAAATTGGTAAGAAACAACTTAGATTTCATTCAGAACGGATCGAATATCAATTCATTTATGAACGGAATTACCATTATCGGGAAAGATCAGCTGGTAGATCACCATACGGCGGTTCACCACAATCAGCCAAACTGTGAAAGCTATCAGAACTATAAAGGTATTTTTAACGGAAAATCTCACGGGGTTTTCAACGGGAAAGTATTTGTAGATAAAATTGCCCAGAAAACAAATGCTTATCAGCAAAATAACAATGTTTTATTGAGCGAAGGCGCAACCATTGATACAAAACCTCAGCTGGAGATCTTTGCGGATGATGTGAAGTGTTCTCACGGTTGTACAGTAGGTCAGTTGAATGAAGATGCATTGTTTTATCTGAGGGCAAGAGGAATTTCTAAAAAAGAAGCTCAGGCTTTACTTTTATATGCTTTTGCCAATGATGCTATGCAAAATATTGATATTGAACCTCTAAAAGAGAAAATTTCTAAGCTGCTGGCTGAAAAATTAGAAGTAGATATTGAATTTTAA
- a CDS encoding GLPGLI family protein, translating to MKQKLLVFFVLFSLTMSYGQTTRFIYETLVNPDSINLVTMKTERTFLDIKANRSLFISENKLIRDSLFASFKPEEKENRKKEEKDFSKSGKIKRPEATFFEYFITKDIPEQKIYYHDKVGVKQIYYQEDRPIKWEITSDIGKQNGYNAQKATTNFGGRIWTAWFTKDINIPDGPYKFSGLPGLIVKLEDDKGDYRFDLAKKVMLQNAFEELISSDARQSTRINFNGDKAALELEFMKNRKNMAGNGEGMPNFGGGGRRGGGMNRGGMQGGGMGGMQGGMGHRGGMEDGMQQMPNMNTENRSSSMMNKAPQNPIELR from the coding sequence GTGAAACAGAAATTACTTGTTTTTTTTGTATTGTTTTCATTAACAATGTCCTACGGACAGACAACACGGTTTATTTATGAAACTTTGGTAAATCCTGATTCTATCAATCTGGTAACGATGAAGACAGAGAGAACTTTTCTAGATATAAAAGCAAATCGATCCTTATTTATCAGTGAAAATAAATTAATCAGAGACTCTTTATTTGCCTCTTTTAAGCCTGAAGAAAAAGAAAACAGAAAAAAAGAGGAGAAAGATTTTTCAAAATCAGGAAAGATAAAAAGACCTGAAGCTACTTTTTTTGAATATTTTATCACAAAAGATATTCCTGAACAAAAAATTTATTATCATGACAAAGTAGGGGTAAAGCAAATTTATTATCAGGAAGACCGACCTATAAAATGGGAAATCACCAGTGATATTGGCAAACAAAATGGCTATAACGCTCAAAAAGCAACTACTAATTTTGGAGGAAGAATCTGGACAGCATGGTTTACAAAAGATATTAATATCCCCGATGGCCCTTACAAGTTTTCAGGTTTACCAGGACTTATCGTGAAGCTGGAAGATGATAAGGGAGACTACAGGTTTGATCTTGCCAAGAAAGTAATGCTTCAAAATGCTTTTGAAGAGCTAATAAGTTCTGATGCAAGGCAAAGCACCCGAATTAATTTTAACGGAGACAAGGCTGCTTTGGAATTGGAATTTATGAAAAATAGAAAAAATATGGCTGGAAATGGAGAGGGGATGCCCAACTTCGGTGGTGGTGGACGACGAGGAGGAGGTATGAACCGAGGAGGAATGCAGGGCGGAGGAATGGGCGGCATGCAAGGCGGGATGGGACATCGAGGCGGCATGGAAGATGGAATGCAACAGATGCCCAATATGAATACTGAAAACAGGAGTTCTTCAATGATGAACAAAGCTCCTCAAAATCCAATTGAATTAAGATAA
- a CDS encoding cysteine desulfurase — MFDIQEIRSQFSILDQKVNGKPLVYLDNAATSQKPNSVLEVWNNYYTEINANVHRGIHTLSQLATEEMELSRRKIQKFINAKHDFEVIFTKGTTEGLNLISYILTQKLKRDDEIIISYLEHHSNIVPWQMLCERTGAKLRVIPIDENGILQLDQLDEFLSEKTKVVSVNQVSNALGIVNPVEEIIAKTRANSNAYIVIDGAQSAPHFTIDVQKLDCDFFVFSGHKMYAPMGTGILYGKQEVLEDLPPFHGGGEMIATCSFDGTTYAGLPFKFEAGTPNVGGNIALGAAVDFIQKVGQENIQNHENALLEYAQRQLLEIEGLKVYGEKAHRTGVVSFNLEGVGISSDVGMILDKMGVAVRTGHHCTQPIMNFFNIAGTVRASFAVYNTFNEIDSLVEGVKKAQRMLS; from the coding sequence ATGTTTGACATTCAGGAAATAAGAAGTCAGTTTTCTATATTAGATCAGAAGGTGAATGGTAAACCTTTAGTTTACTTAGACAATGCAGCAACATCTCAGAAACCCAATTCGGTTTTAGAGGTTTGGAACAACTATTACACAGAGATTAATGCTAATGTGCACAGAGGAATTCATACATTAAGCCAACTAGCAACAGAAGAGATGGAGCTTTCAAGAAGAAAGATCCAGAAATTCATCAATGCTAAACATGATTTCGAAGTTATTTTTACAAAAGGAACAACAGAAGGATTAAACCTTATTTCCTATATTTTAACTCAGAAATTAAAAAGAGACGATGAAATTATCATCTCTTATCTTGAGCATCACTCCAATATTGTTCCGTGGCAAATGCTTTGTGAAAGAACCGGGGCGAAATTAAGAGTTATTCCGATTGATGAAAACGGAATTCTTCAATTGGATCAATTGGATGAATTTCTAAGTGAAAAAACGAAAGTGGTTTCAGTTAATCAGGTTTCAAATGCGTTGGGAATTGTAAATCCTGTTGAAGAAATTATTGCTAAAACAAGAGCCAATTCCAATGCCTATATTGTCATTGACGGCGCTCAGTCTGCACCGCATTTTACAATTGATGTTCAAAAATTAGACTGTGATTTCTTTGTTTTCTCCGGCCATAAAATGTATGCTCCGATGGGTACAGGTATTTTATACGGAAAGCAGGAAGTTCTTGAAGATCTTCCACCATTTCACGGAGGAGGCGAAATGATTGCGACATGTTCTTTTGACGGAACAACGTATGCCGGACTTCCTTTTAAGTTTGAAGCAGGAACTCCGAATGTTGGAGGGAATATTGCATTGGGAGCAGCCGTGGATTTTATCCAAAAAGTAGGGCAGGAGAATATTCAGAATCATGAAAATGCTTTGTTGGAATATGCTCAAAGACAGCTTTTAGAAATCGAAGGACTGAAAGTATATGGTGAAAAAGCCCACAGAACGGGGGTGGTTTCTTTTAATCTTGAAGGAGTGGGAATTTCTTCTGATGTAGGAATGATCCTTGATAAAATGGGTGTTGCTGTACGAACAGGGCACCATTGTACACAGCCTATCATGAATTTCTTTAATATAGCAGGAACAGTGAGAGCCAGCTTTGCGGTTTATAATACTTTTAACGAGATCGACTCACTTG